From a region of the Methanolacinia paynteri genome:
- the cas4 gene encoding CRISPR-associated protein Cas4, with protein sequence MTRNGYSDEDLLSLSGIQHFYFCRRQWALIHLEQQWKENLRTTQGHFLHERVDDPYFNETRGISVISRAFPVVSYNLGFYGIADVVEFLKSDEGVSLPGHEGFWRINPVEYKRGSPKVDERDEVQVCAQAICLEEMFDTRVDSGDLYYYETRRRVTVDNTDYLRDLVFSLSKEMHEIYSSGLTPPAVKNKNCRSCSLYDLCVPNLTKKKISVGNYIKKHVKEAVDTGNSD encoded by the coding sequence ATGACGCGGAATGGGTATTCTGACGAGGATCTTCTCTCCTTATCAGGTATACAACATTTTTATTTCTGCAGGCGCCAGTGGGCGCTGATTCATCTCGAACAGCAATGGAAGGAAAATCTCCGGACAACACAGGGCCATTTCCTGCACGAGAGAGTCGATGATCCTTATTTCAACGAGACAAGGGGTATTTCAGTAATCTCAAGAGCTTTTCCTGTGGTATCATATAACCTCGGTTTTTACGGTATTGCCGATGTTGTCGAGTTCCTGAAATCGGATGAGGGTGTCTCTCTTCCGGGACACGAAGGATTCTGGAGAATAAATCCTGTTGAATATAAGAGAGGGAGCCCTAAGGTCGATGAAAGGGATGAGGTCCAGGTATGTGCACAGGCAATATGTCTTGAAGAGATGTTTGACACCCGTGTTGATTCCGGAGATCTGTACTATTATGAGACAAGAAGGCGGGTGACTGTCGATAATACAGATTATCTTCGGGATCTTGTTTTTTCACTTTCAAAGGAGATGCATGAGATTTACAGTTCAGGTCTGACTCCACCGGCTGTAAAAAATAAAAATTGCAGGTCATGTTCACTGTATGACCTTTGTGTCCCCAATCTGACTAAGAAGAAAATTTCTGTCGGGA
- the cas7c gene encoding type I-C CRISPR-associated protein Cas7/Csd2: MSEPIKNRYEFVLLFDVENGNPNGDPDMGNMPRIDPQTGHGIVTDVCLKRKIRDYVDIVKSGEQGYDIYVKSGAVLNNQHKKAYDHFGEKPSEKKPKDDKYARFMCDNFFDIRTFGAVMTTGVNCGQVRGPVQINFGRSIDPIFQQEVTITRQAVAKEEDAEKGQTMGKKQILPYALYRTEGYISANLANKTTGFSEDDLKLFWESLVNMFEHDHSAARGKMSARKLIIFRHNTELGSCQSHKLFDLVKISKKSGDLPPRSFADYEIEISKDVPDGVELIEKL; the protein is encoded by the coding sequence ATGAGCGAACCCATTAAGAACAGGTATGAATTCGTATTGTTGTTTGATGTAGAGAACGGGAACCCGAACGGAGATCCGGATATGGGCAATATGCCGAGGATCGACCCCCAGACCGGCCACGGAATCGTGACTGATGTCTGTCTTAAGAGGAAGATCCGTGATTATGTCGATATCGTCAAATCAGGAGAGCAGGGTTATGACATATACGTAAAATCCGGTGCGGTTTTGAACAACCAGCACAAGAAAGCGTATGATCATTTTGGTGAGAAACCCTCCGAAAAGAAGCCGAAAGACGACAAGTACGCCAGATTTATGTGTGACAATTTCTTTGACATACGGACTTTCGGCGCCGTTATGACTACAGGAGTTAATTGCGGCCAGGTCAGGGGACCGGTACAGATCAATTTCGGGCGAAGCATTGACCCGATATTCCAGCAGGAGGTAACGATTACCCGGCAGGCTGTTGCAAAGGAAGAGGATGCTGAAAAAGGGCAGACAATGGGAAAGAAGCAAATTCTCCCGTATGCACTCTACAGAACGGAAGGATACATCTCTGCAAATCTTGCGAACAAGACGACCGGCTTCAGTGAAGACGATCTCAAACTGTTCTGGGAGAGCCTTGTGAATATGTTCGAGCATGACCATTCCGCTGCAAGAGGAAAGATGTCGGCAAGAAAGCTGATAATCTTCAGGCACAACACGGAACTTGGTTCGTGCCAGTCGCATAAGCTCTTCGATCTTGTGAAAATCAGTAAAAAGTCCGGAGATCTTCCTCCCCGCTCATTTGCCGATTATGAGATCGAGATCTCAAAAGATGTTCCCGATGGTGTCGAACTGATTGAAAAGTTATGA
- the cas8c gene encoding type I-C CRISPR-associated protein Cas8c/Csd1 translates to MIIQSLCNYYDILNEESKVPEKGYSTAKVSFAIEIDNEGRIKGIIDKRYGDKKLLPDQMIVPLQRSRSGKNPPSYFLCDNAKYVFGVEKIKKSEFEKDYKSGDKGPFTVLEESEKDVILIDDSTRARFIDFMKRHLSILKDVNDESAKAFVKFIENYDPEQFLEDPKIVQYKDQILDNANFVFSHNGSYIHANELVKRAWESYNNKSTKEKNCYLSQCLISGKKEPIARTHQLIKGVVNAQSAGASLVGSNDKSFNSYGKTQSYNAPVGESSMFKYTTALNYLLSESKHRLLIGDSTVVFWADAPEGSYEDFTQYFINPVEIRKDDSKDNDPEKRETNTELLNQMRDILNLVRKGYKISDANPDIDEKKMFYILGLSPNNARLSVRFWYMNEFGDFVKKVSQHYFDTEIERGDYDPVFASPKKLVNETIPKGLDKKQEKVLQILSGLLMRSILNSTPYPIQMYNAILGRVKVERSINSVRAGFIKAYLLRLARTGSPYLKEDMITVNLNETSQDVPYRLGRLFAVLEKAQTDTSKSIGSTINSKYFSSASTTPAVVFPVLIKLAQHHIAKSDFGVRTTRDIEEVLSGVDQFPPYLSLEEQGMFMLGYYHQRKENYKKKEEKVEAEAAKENES, encoded by the coding sequence ATGATAATCCAGTCGCTTTGCAATTATTATGACATTCTAAATGAAGAGAGTAAAGTTCCTGAAAAGGGATATTCAACAGCAAAGGTATCTTTTGCAATTGAAATAGACAATGAAGGAAGAATAAAAGGCATCATCGATAAGAGGTACGGTGATAAAAAACTGCTACCTGACCAGATGATTGTTCCTCTTCAAAGGTCCCGATCGGGGAAAAATCCGCCGTCTTACTTCCTGTGTGACAATGCAAAGTACGTATTCGGTGTTGAAAAAATAAAGAAATCAGAGTTTGAAAAGGATTATAAATCCGGAGACAAAGGCCCGTTTACAGTTCTGGAAGAATCTGAAAAAGATGTAATTCTGATTGATGATTCTACGAGAGCAAGGTTTATTGATTTCATGAAAAGGCATCTATCAATACTGAAAGATGTGAACGATGAAAGTGCGAAAGCCTTTGTGAAATTCATAGAAAATTACGACCCCGAACAATTTCTTGAAGATCCAAAGATAGTACAGTATAAAGATCAGATACTTGACAATGCCAATTTTGTCTTTTCTCACAACGGATCGTACATTCATGCAAACGAATTGGTGAAAAGAGCTTGGGAAAGTTATAACAACAAATCCACGAAAGAAAAAAATTGTTATCTATCCCAGTGTTTAATTTCAGGAAAAAAGGAACCTATTGCAAGAACTCACCAGCTGATAAAGGGTGTTGTAAATGCACAGTCAGCAGGGGCATCACTTGTAGGCTCAAATGACAAATCTTTCAACTCCTACGGAAAAACGCAGAGTTATAATGCACCGGTCGGCGAGAGTTCGATGTTCAAATACACGACCGCCCTTAATTATCTGCTTTCCGAATCGAAACACAGGCTGTTGATAGGAGACTCGACGGTTGTATTCTGGGCAGATGCCCCGGAAGGAAGTTATGAGGATTTTACCCAATATTTCATAAATCCTGTTGAAATCAGAAAAGACGATTCTAAAGACAATGACCCTGAAAAAAGAGAAACCAACACCGAATTGCTCAATCAGATGAGAGATATTCTTAATCTCGTCCGAAAAGGGTACAAAATTAGTGATGCCAATCCGGATATCGATGAAAAAAAGATGTTCTATATCCTGGGTCTGTCTCCGAACAATGCCCGACTTTCGGTCAGGTTCTGGTACATGAACGAGTTCGGGGATTTTGTTAAGAAAGTATCACAGCATTATTTCGATACGGAGATCGAGAGGGGCGATTATGATCCTGTGTTTGCCTCGCCAAAGAAGTTAGTTAATGAAACTATACCTAAAGGATTGGATAAAAAGCAAGAAAAAGTTCTACAGATCCTAAGCGGTCTCCTCATGAGATCGATTCTCAACAGTACACCCTATCCAATTCAGATGTACAACGCCATTTTGGGCAGAGTGAAAGTTGAAAGATCAATTAATTCAGTTCGTGCCGGTTTTATCAAAGCTTATTTGTTGAGGCTCGCAAGAACCGGTTCGCCTTACCTTAAGGAGGATATGATTACCGTGAATTTAAATGAAACAAGCCAGGACGTACCGTATCGCCTCGGCAGGTTATTTGCAGTATTGGAAAAAGCACAGACAGACACAAGCAAAAGTATCGGGAGCACTATCAACAGCAAATACTTCAGCAGTGCATCGACTACACCGGCCGTTGTATTTCCGGTTTTGATCAAGCTCGCCCAGCATCACATAGCAAAATCAGATTTCGGGGTAAGGACGACAAGGGACATCGAGGAAGTCCTTTCGGGAGTGGATCAGTTCCCGCCGTACCTGAGTCTTGAGGAGCAGGGCATGTTCATGCTCGGATACTATCACCAGAGAAAAGAGAATTACAAGAAGAAAGAAGAGAAGGTAGAGGCCGAAGCCGCAAAGGAGAATGAATCATGA
- the cas5c gene encoding type I-C CRISPR-associated protein Cas5c — MIAIGYGFRLKVWGDYACFTRPEMKVERVSYDVITPSAARGLLEAIYWKPAISWKIDRIHVLNPIRFDNIRRNEVKSTISLPNVKKAMKGEAVELFQDANEDRAQRASLLLRDVCYCIEAHFEMTNNAGPDDTPEKHYNIALRRMRKGQCYHNPYLGCREFPANFEILEEENSVPVSCYSGEKDLGFMLWDLEYSENPKEEPQPVFYRACMNDGIIDVEKCLCYGGLS; from the coding sequence GTGATCGCAATAGGCTATGGATTCAGACTAAAAGTCTGGGGCGACTACGCATGTTTTACCCGGCCCGAAATGAAAGTCGAAAGGGTAAGCTACGACGTAATTACGCCATCTGCCGCAAGAGGATTACTCGAAGCGATCTACTGGAAACCTGCAATATCATGGAAAATTGACAGAATTCATGTGTTGAACCCGATCAGGTTCGACAATATCAGAAGGAATGAGGTAAAGAGCACTATCTCTTTACCGAATGTTAAAAAGGCAATGAAAGGAGAAGCGGTCGAACTCTTTCAGGACGCAAACGAGGATCGTGCCCAGCGGGCTTCGCTTCTTTTAAGAGATGTCTGCTACTGTATCGAAGCCCATTTTGAGATGACAAATAATGCGGGACCGGACGATACACCCGAGAAGCATTACAACATCGCCCTTAGAAGAATGAGAAAAGGGCAGTGTTACCACAATCCGTATCTCGGGTGCAGGGAGTTTCCTGCAAACTTCGAAATTCTTGAAGAAGAGAATTCGGTTCCGGTTTCATGCTATTCGGGCGAAAAGGATCTCGGTTTCATGCTATGGGATCTTGAGTACAGCGAGAACCCGAAGGAGGAACCGCAGCCTGTCTTTTACAGGGCGTGTATGAACGACGGCATTATCGATGTTGAAAAGTGTCTCTGTTACGGGGGCTTGTCATGA